The genomic interval CGCTCGAGGGCGCGGACACCCCCGGCAAGGTCCGCTCGCTTGTTGCGAAGGCACTGAACCCGGATGCCGGCGACCCCACCTGCCCGCGCGTCGCCGCGGTCTGCGTCTACGGCGACATGGTGCCGCACGCGGTAGCCGCGCTCGGCGCGGCCCACGGCGATCCCGATGACGGCCTCGTCTCGGTGGCGGCCGTCGCGACGGCGTTCCCCAGCGGGCGCTCCTCGCTCGAGATCAAGCTCGCAGACACCGCGGATGCCGTCGCCTCCGGCGCCGACGAGATCGACATGGTCATCGACCGAGGCGCCTTCCTCGCTGGTCGGTACGGCCTCGTGTTCGACCAGATCGCGAAGGTGAAGCAGGCGTGCCGCCGGCCGGACGGGTCTTCGGCCTCGCTGAAGGTGATCCTCGAGACGGGTGAGCTCAACACCTACGACAACGTCAAACGCGCGTCGTGGCTCGCGATCCTCGCGGGCGGAGACTTCATCAAGACCTCCACCGGCAAGGTGCAGCCTGCGGCCACCCTTCCGGTCACGCTCCTCATGCTCGAAGTCGTGCGGGACTGGCACCGCACCACCGGCGAGAAGATCGGTGTGAAGCCTGCCGGTGGCATCCGCACCTCGAAGGATGCGATCAAATACCTGGTGACGGTCGCCGAGACGGTGGGCGAGGAATGGCTGCAGCCGCACCTGTTCCGGTACGGGGCATCGAGCCTGCTGAACGACGTGCTGATGCAGCGTCAGAAGCTTGCCAGCGGCCACTACTCCGGCGCCGACTACGTGACGATCGACTGATGCTTCGACAAGCTCAGCAACCTGATCGACAAGCTCAGCAACCTGATCGACAAGCTCGAACTGGAGAATCATGAGTTTCCTCGAGTACGCCCCGGCGCCCGAGTCGCGCGCCATCCTGAATCTGCGCGACGAGTACGGGCTGTTCATCAACGGCGAGTTCCGCGCCGGCACAGGCGAGTCGTTCGCGACGATCTCGCCGGCCGACGAGAAGCACATCGCCACGATCGCCTCGGCCAGCGACGCGGATGTCGATGCCGCGGTCGTCGCCGCGCGTCGTGCCCACGACAAGACGTGGTCGAAGATGAGCGGCCGCGATCGCGGCAAGTACCTGTTCCGGATCGCCCGCCTCGTGCAGGAGCGAGCCCGCGAGCTCGCCGTCGCCGAGTCGCTCGACAACGGCAAGCCGATCAAGGAGAGCCGCGACGTCGACGTGCCCCTGGTGGCCGCGTGGTTCTTCTACTACGCAGGATGGGCCGACAAGCTCGACTACGCAGGGCTGGGCGCCAACCCCCGTTCGCTCGGCGTGGCAGGGCAGGTCATTCCGTGGAACTTCCCGCTCCTCATGCTCGCGTGGAAGATCGCGCCGGCGCTCGCGGCGGGCAACACCGTCGTCATCAAGCCGGCAGAGACCACGCCCCTGTCGGCCCTGATCTTCGCCGAGATCCTGCAGCAGGCTGATCTGCCGCGCGGAGTCGTCAACATCGTGACCGGAGCCGGTGCGACCGGCGCAGCCGTGGTCGGGCATCCCGACGTCGACAAGGTCGCGTTCACCGGCTCCACGGGCGTGGGTCGCGCCATCGCGAAGGCGACCGCGGGAACGAACAAGAAGCTCACCCTCGAGCTCGGCGGCAAGGCCGCGAACATCGTGTTCGAGGATGCGCCGATCGATCAGGCGATCGAGGGCATCGTCAACGGCATCTTCTTCAACCAGGGCCACGTCTGCTGCGCGGGCAGCCGGCTGCTCGTGCAGGAGTCGATCCACGATGACGTCGTCGACCGGCTGAAATCCCGCCTCTCGACGCTGCGGATGGGCGACCCGCTCGACAAGAACACCGACATCGGCGCGATCAACTCTCTCGCGCAGCTCGACCGTATCCGCGAGCTCAGCCGGATCGGCGAGGAAGAGGGTGCCGAGCGGTGGACGGCCGACTGCGTCATCCCCGACAGCGGGTTCTGGTTCGCGCCGACGATCTTCACGAACGTGCAGGCGAGTCATCGCATCGCCCGCGACGAGATCTTCGGCCCGGTGCTGTCGGTGCTGACCTTCCGCACCCCTGCCGAGGCCATCGAGAAGGCGAACAACACCCCGTACGGCCTCTCGGCCGGCATCTGGAGCGACAAGGGCTCCCGCATCCTCGCGGTCGCCGATCGCCTCCGCGCCGGCGTCATCTGGGCCAACACGTTCAACCGCTTCGATCCGGCGAGCCCGTTCGGCGGTTACAAGGAGTCCGGCTACGGCCGTGAGGGCGGCCGCCACGGCCTGCTCGCTTACCTCAAGGGACCTTCGACAAGCTCAGGAACCGCAAAATGACGAAACGACTCAGCGTTCCGAAGACGTACAAGCTATACATCGGTGGGGCCTTTCCGCGAAGCGAGTCGGGCCGCACCTACGAGGTGACCTCGGACAAGGGCGAGTTCCTCGCCAACGCGGCGCTGGCATCACGCAAAGACGCGCGGGATGCCGCCACCGCCGCACGCGGCGCGGTGAAGGGCTGGTCCGGCGCGACCGCGTACAACCGCGGCCAGGTGCTGTACCGGGTGGCCGAGATACTCGAGGGTCGCAGGGCGCAGTTCGTGGACGAGATCGTGCAGCAGACCGGAGCGTCGGTGTCCGCTGCCACAGCCGAGGTGGACGAGGCGATCGATCGCTGGGTCTGGTACGCGGGCTGGTGTGACAAGTTCGGCCAGGTCGCCGGCAACGGCAACCCGGTCGCCGGGCCGTACTTCAACATCTCGGTGCCCGAGCCGACCGGAGTGGTCGCGGTCATCGCTCCGCAGGACACCGCGCTCGTCGGACTCGTGTCGGCTATCGCGCCGGTGCTCGTGCCTGGCAACACCGTCGTCGTGGTCGCCTCGCAGCGCTATCCGCTCTCGGCGATCAGCCTCGCCGAGGTGCTCGCGACATCCGACCTCCCCGGTGGAGTCGTGAACGTGCTCACCGGATCGCCCGCCGAGCTCGCACCGTGGCTCGCGTCGCACCCCGACATCCACGGCCTCGACCTCGTCGGTGCCGGCGACCTCGACTGGGTGGACCTGCAGGTCGCGGCGGCCGAGACGCTCACCCGCGTGCTGCCGCCCGAGCAGGGTGCGGATGCGGCATCGCCGAGTCTCGACCGGATCGCCGCCTTCACCGAGACCAAGACCGTCTGGCACACGAAGAGCCTCGTCTAGCGGTGATGTCCGAAAACGTGAGGGAAAACTGGGCGACCCTTTGGTAACGAAAGGGTAACGGCGCATGTAGAGTGGTCGCGCCCCGTCGAAGTGGACGGAGCGTACGACCCGAAGGACATGCCCGATGCCCGACGACGCCCAAGCCGATCGCGCCCGCGATCGGCTCAACGCGCTGCTGATCGTCTGCGTGCTCGCGATCGCGAGCGTGGTGATCGCCTTCCTCGGCGCGGCGCCGACGCGCGTGAGCGCGTCCGAGGTTCTCGGAGTCGCGAGAACTCCGGGCGACGCGGCATTCATCGCGAGTCACCGCGGGGGAGGAGCGACGGCTCCCGAGAACACCCTTCCCGCGGTCGGGGCCGCGCTCGCCGCGGGGTTCGACTACGTCGAGGTGGACGTCGCCCTCACGTCGGATCGACATCCCGTCCTCATGCACGATGCGACCGTGGACCGAACGACGGATGGGCACGGGGCTCTGGCCGCGCTGACGCTCGCTGAGGTGCAGGCGCTCGACGCCGGAACGTGGTTCGACAAGAGGTTCGCAGGGACGAGGGTGCCGACTCTGGAGGAATTCCTCGACGTCCTGGGCGCCTCGGGCCACCGCGCGATCGTCGAATTCAAAGGAGTGTGGGATGCCACGGCCGTCACCTCCGCGATCGGCGACGTGATCGCGCGAGATCTCGAGAGTCGTGTCGCGATCTCGAGCTTCGACGCGCGGACGCTCGCCCTCGTGGCAGCGGCGTCGGAGGTCGTTCCGCGGATGCTGATCCTCAAGCACATTCCCGATGACGTGGTGCGTGCCGCGGGCGAAGCCGGTGTGCGGGGCATCGTCGTGGATCGCAAGGCTGTGCTCAGCCGCCCGGAGGTCGTTGCCGAGGTGCACCGTGCCGGCATCCGGATCATCGTGTACACACTGAACCGCGACTCGCAGTGGGATGCCGTGACCGACCTCGGTGTCGACGGGATCGTCACGGACGCCCCCGACACCCTGGCCGAGTGGCAGCAGGCCGCTTCGGGGGACGCGGGCTGAGACCGGCGACGCGCTCGGCTGCACCGCCCCGGGCGCACGCCCTGGGAGCTGCCCAGAACACGGTTCCGGGCGGAGGGTGGCGGCGCGTCCCTCGGGCCGCGTCGGGGCCGCGCCGTATGGTCGGATGGGAACCCTGGACGGGAGGTGCGGTATGGCGCGGGCAGTTTCCGGCGCGCACGCGCTGCGTGGCGCCGGCGCCATCGCGGCGGTCCTCGTGATCGCGGCACTGATGACGTCATGCAAGCCCGAGCCCGCACCCGGACCGACCACGAGCGACCCGACGCCCTCGGCGACGCCGAGCGCCACATCCGAGCCGTCCGCGTCGCCGACGCCGAGCGAGACGCCCGTGGCAGAGTTCGAGCTTCCGACGCAGTGCGAAGACCTGTACTCGGATGACATGCTGGCCTCGCTCAACGCCGCGAACCCCCCGCTCAACGATCCGGGCGTCACGATGCACTCGACGCAGACCGCCGCGGCGCTCGAGGTGCTCAACTCCGGCATCCCGACCATCCGCTGCTCGTGGGGTCAGCCCAGCGAGTTCGGCCTCGCGACCAACGTCTCGGTCATCGACGCGGCGCAGTCCGCGGACCTGCTCGCCACCCTCCGCGAGGCGGGCTTCGCGTGCGAGGATGCCTGGGAGGGAGTGAACTGCACGATCGAGCAGAAGACCGTCGACCAGGATGACAACGAGGTCACCCTCGGCGAGTCGCATTTCCTCCGCGGAACGGGTTGGGTGTCCACTGCGTGGATCAACTTCGCGCCGGAAGGCTATACCGAAGACATCGTCACCACGCTCTGGGGCTGAAATCGGCGGGATGCCGCTAGACTGAGCCCCGGGGATCCCGCAGCCCGACGTCGCTGCTCGCAGAAGCGAGTGCCCGCGGCCGGTGGCAGAGGCATCTCACCCCGCGTTCGTGACGACGTCCAGCCGCTCGCGGAGAACGCAACTCGCCGGTTCCGACCGGTCATCGCCGGAGGATTCCGGCAGACCCGCTCAGGAGGAGCATGCCGACTACGGCAACCGCCGCACAGCGGCGCAGGCGGACCCCGTCCGCTCGTCGCGACGACGAAGCACCCATCATCCCGATCCTCGCGCGCAAGGTGCGCGAGGTCGAGGCCAAGGCCCAGCGCGGCAAGCTCGGGCCCACCAACCGTGTGAAGTTCCAGGTCATCGCCTTCCTCGTCCGCGAGGAGCGGGCGCGCGTCAAGGCAGACACCGAGCTGACGGACGGTGCACGCGCGGAGCTGCTCAAGCGGCTCGACGGCGTGGCGACGATCCTCGCCAAGACGGCCGCTCGCGACACCTCCCTCATCCAGCTGCTCGAGGTCGACC from Microbacterium pumilum carries:
- the deoC gene encoding deoxyribose-phosphate aldolase; this translates as MSRTELQTLPERAVELLGGEPDDTTLRRYLHGLPGVDAVGLEQRAAGLGTRSIKTTSKAWALDKIIELIDLTTLEGADTPGKVRSLVAKALNPDAGDPTCPRVAAVCVYGDMVPHAVAALGAAHGDPDDGLVSVAAVATAFPSGRSSLEIKLADTADAVASGADEIDMVIDRGAFLAGRYGLVFDQIAKVKQACRRPDGSSASLKVILETGELNTYDNVKRASWLAILAGGDFIKTSTGKVQPAATLPVTLLMLEVVRDWHRTTGEKIGVKPAGGIRTSKDAIKYLVTVAETVGEEWLQPHLFRYGASSLLNDVLMQRQKLASGHYSGADYVTID
- a CDS encoding aldehyde dehydrogenase family protein, with amino-acid sequence MSFLEYAPAPESRAILNLRDEYGLFINGEFRAGTGESFATISPADEKHIATIASASDADVDAAVVAARRAHDKTWSKMSGRDRGKYLFRIARLVQERARELAVAESLDNGKPIKESRDVDVPLVAAWFFYYAGWADKLDYAGLGANPRSLGVAGQVIPWNFPLLMLAWKIAPALAAGNTVVIKPAETTPLSALIFAEILQQADLPRGVVNIVTGAGATGAAVVGHPDVDKVAFTGSTGVGRAIAKATAGTNKKLTLELGGKAANIVFEDAPIDQAIEGIVNGIFFNQGHVCCAGSRLLVQESIHDDVVDRLKSRLSTLRMGDPLDKNTDIGAINSLAQLDRIRELSRIGEEEGAERWTADCVIPDSGFWFAPTIFTNVQASHRIARDEIFGPVLSVLTFRTPAEAIEKANNTPYGLSAGIWSDKGSRILAVADRLRAGVIWANTFNRFDPASPFGGYKESGYGREGGRHGLLAYLKGPSTSSGTAK
- a CDS encoding aldehyde dehydrogenase family protein, whose protein sequence is MTKRLSVPKTYKLYIGGAFPRSESGRTYEVTSDKGEFLANAALASRKDARDAATAARGAVKGWSGATAYNRGQVLYRVAEILEGRRAQFVDEIVQQTGASVSAATAEVDEAIDRWVWYAGWCDKFGQVAGNGNPVAGPYFNISVPEPTGVVAVIAPQDTALVGLVSAIAPVLVPGNTVVVVASQRYPLSAISLAEVLATSDLPGGVVNVLTGSPAELAPWLASHPDIHGLDLVGAGDLDWVDLQVAAAETLTRVLPPEQGADAASPSLDRIAAFTETKTVWHTKSLV
- a CDS encoding glycerophosphodiester phosphodiesterase: MPDDAQADRARDRLNALLIVCVLAIASVVIAFLGAAPTRVSASEVLGVARTPGDAAFIASHRGGGATAPENTLPAVGAALAAGFDYVEVDVALTSDRHPVLMHDATVDRTTDGHGALAALTLAEVQALDAGTWFDKRFAGTRVPTLEEFLDVLGASGHRAIVEFKGVWDATAVTSAIGDVIARDLESRVAISSFDARTLALVAAASEVVPRMLILKHIPDDVVRAAGEAGVRGIVVDRKAVLSRPEVVAEVHRAGIRIIVYTLNRDSQWDAVTDLGVDGIVTDAPDTLAEWQQAASGDAG